A section of the Acropora muricata isolate sample 2 chromosome 4, ASM3666990v1, whole genome shotgun sequence genome encodes:
- the LOC136914687 gene encoding uncharacterized protein, with translation MGQLVSIALTYLKPFLHERQEKVFFKKLSDRATTPSRGSDLAAGYDLSSAEDMTIPKQGKALVKTDIAISLPEGCYGRVAPRSSLSWKYHIDVGAGVVDRDYRGNVGVVLFNLSNTDYEVHQGDRIAQLIVERISTPALVEVEELDDTTRGTAGYGSTGK, from the exons ATGGGTCAATTAGTCTCCATCGCCCTCACATATCTAAAGCCTTTTCTTCATGAACGGCAGGAAAAAGTGTTCTTTAAAAAACTCAGTGATAGGGCAACCACACCAAGCAGAGGTTCGGATTTGGCTGCAGGATACGACCTTTCTAGCGCCGAAGACATGACGATACCTAAGCAAGGCAAAGCATTAGTAAAGACGGACATCGCTATTTCGCTGCCCGAGGGGTGTTACGGACGTGTTGCGCCGAG aTCCAGTCTGTCTTGGAAGTATCATATTGATGTTGGTGCAGGTGTGGTGGATCGTGATTACAGGGGAAATGTTGGTGTGGTGCTTTTTAATTTGTCAAATACTGATTATGAGGTTCATCAGGGCGACCGTATTGCTCAACTTATTGTTGAAAGAATAAGTACCCCAGCCCTTGTGGAAGTTGAG GAGCTGGATGATACGACACGTGGGACGGCTGGGTATGGATCAACTGGAAAGTAG
- the LOC136914745 gene encoding probable methyltransferase TARBP1 isoform X1, whose product MADLLQFVCENSDHSQISAVLKRFVQKRNSTIDLNFLESLKLVLTTLEKSQNLSEDFATEVVKDICWPILLESSSVKDATELSGNNRKRLHLCYDIAAFCFSIFPAALLGLFGDKSLQIFKNYLDEKSSTEENACAVSVALDLIGNLVKSDALNASEDSNLMIGEAGDRLFQQMLNLLPHATDVLCSKVTSLVLPRFLEFNTMERCEAIWVVLKQIAQNKEAGCHIRKFDQAYAILCGLADFFYGQDKFCLFDKPEFWEILQEGLVSNESLTRKRTMYLLKRALDVLDKWPCDLQVMSERGNNIFYWSCDHTESLRSTWQDYILFMETLDEKQAHIIKPVLTRISSVTDATKKTPNGKFTLDKGVKMGGGVTMLDSSWVLTLYHKAAMHDNRFICRWALLELLSVDLDSSPLLSTCYWGFLFGPLMNLLSEYSIYARVDEEARGHPPAVGSTVVAFFTNFAERLPVNERQLFCAKLLSAVVRQEYSQVPLVFISRMLANLPPSQSWDSNSLISIRNIFPLFRTYNPHMSSAIQSFLLKAVIRQADPTRVHWSDIGYFLSLLWKDCLRRGNSLWDATVSWIWKIGGVVDVSPKTSNEIDLNINKYGSSNLFDHLSERLEAFLSNGTSELSSDDQEACSVVRLLVIGCDSQLNFSEISTSEKLVKDLFHQIVGVVQHASNHVYASEIRTVRAAMILAGVLNHLNCKVELIERESNDIAEEKKEIDRFLDIIASLLRSAGADIFELLLRKLTAAASTNGDSSFVFLELSSELCEFVTSSVHFESQGLDVYYRFIKNLMQNSKDVIQKKQLDRDQLSLNDWRSFAQSLKSLALSCSSLTAHPGPQSTHLGRDMLKIIVEFDLSSEFPTPQMMYPDRAHGGTKVETRTSVKKGWGRLVSEFLEAQWCCIRFFLEELQHFEDLDGKFEKFLEDLPEAALEALSLGSGQAVIPIMKCIQLLIPRMLCSGVPLCLQALESVWWTFQDRQKGDHFFFWRTLKEATQIFFNPCLLTLPREHPVSTLVRNYWGKLMALGEDRPGVLNHVIQPCCHFWSGLSSDKNAATLELTEKDRKKSMESHLDLLTEAFVFGPREKKTLRVTNYSLQYVYQLAKQRVVCAINMDELRDDTRVRVNAVNALVMLNPKDAIDRELLESIVRALIVKNAELVEEKRKSSINSYCHRRKHRVWQAILVALSRLLEAEISESFAREVLDGMFDAILSDNQVSVRNCLQWGIIHILGRFPSLQPLLWEQLNYDVNRRGSSVSSFLVVAAQVGEFSLPDSATQAEFFRRAFPVVLPWALASHVMVQVYAQVVLQKMWLTCQRQNLHEVVSDHALIKSCVSFLEQNNEGLRQKTRVLADFFFLDLHPYKDFSVQTLFETLPRLSGVTDEEWISPNVFTHGPLGVRVWKSSPAENAPHRLPLFNPDNTRLVHVFSAPPFNYEENMGEQIKRRLLGGTVGKHGVQQAMDNVREHTCEPQNGDVQKKIIPWKVIPPDEEMISELQQQRMANLRKNVAGQLIVVASLIDKAPNLGGLCRTCEIFGVQTLVLGNVHVIEDAQFKSLSVSAAKWMNIEDVRTSELTAYLESMRHEGYTLIGVEQTANSKILTNYEFPEKSLLLLGNEKEGIPVELIQKLDACVEIPQVGIIRSLNVHVSGALLVWEYTRQRVLKGAT is encoded by the exons ATGGCCGATCTACTACAGTTCGTTTGTGAAAATTCCGATCACTCTCAAATCTCAGCCGTTCTGAAGCGTTTTGTGCAGAAAAGGAATTCAACGATAGATCTAAACTTCTTGGAATCACTGAAGTTAGTTTTGACGACGCTTGAAAAATCGCAAAATCTAAGCGAAGATTTCGCCACTGAGGTTGTAAAAGACATTTGCTGGCCCATCTTGCTAGAATCTTCGTCGGTGAAAGATGCTACCGAGCTCTCTGGGAACAATCGAAAAAGGCTTCATCTTTGTTATGATATCGCAGCATTTTGCTTTTCGATTTTCCCGGCGGCTTTGCTTGGGCTGTTTGGTGACAAATCCCTTCAGATTTTCAAGAACTACCTAGATGAGAAAAGCTCTACAGAAGAAAATGCTTGCGCCGTATCGGTAGCTTTGGATCTTATTGGAAATCTTGTTAAATCAGACGCTCTGAATGCCTCTGAAGATTCTAACCTGATGATCGGTGAAGCAGGCGATCGGTTGTTCCAACAGATGTTGAATTTGTTACCACATGCAACTGACGTGTTGTGTTCTAAGGTAACCAGTCTTGTCTTGCCGCGTTTCTTGGAATTTAACACTATGGAAAGATGCGAG GCAATATGGGTTGTGTTGAAACAGATTgcacaaaacaaagaagctggTTGTCACATTAGAAAGTTTGATCAAGCCTATGCTATTCTCTGTGGCCTTGCAGATTTCTTTTATGGTCAAGACAAATTCTGTCTTTTTGACAAGCCTGAATTTTGGGAAATTCTTCAGGAGGGTCTTGTGTCAAATGAGTCTTtaacaagaaaaagaacaatGTACTTGTTGAAGAGAGCACTAGATGTCCTAGACAAGTGGCCTTGTGATTTGCAGGTGATGTCAGAGAGAGGAAATAACATTTTCTACTGGTCCTGTGACCATACGGAGTCTTTGAGAAGTACATGGCAGGACTATATACTCTTTATGGAGACTCTGGATGAAAAGCAG GCACATATCATAAAGCCAGTATTGACACGAATATCAAGTGTTACAGATGCCACCAAGAAAACCCCAAATGGTAAATTTACACTGGACAAAGGCGTTAAAATGGGAGGgg GTGTAACAATGTTGGATTCATCGTGGGTTCTAACCTTGTACCATAAAGCTGCTATGCACGATAACAGATTCATTTGCCGATGGGCCTTACTGGAACTTCTCAGTGTGGACCTGGACAGCTCGCCGCTCCTCAGCACCTGTTACTGGGGGTTCCTGTTTGGTCCCTTGATGAATCTTCTCAGTGAATATTCTATTTATGCCAGAGTAGATGAAGAGGCCAGGGGACACCCACCTGCCGTCGGGTCGACGGTTGTTGCGTTTTTCACAAATTTCGCGGAACGACTTCCGGTTAACGAGAGACAATTGTTTTGCGCCAAGCTTTTATCTGCAGTCGTACGACAGGAATACAGTCAAGTCCCTTTGGTGTTTATCTCACGCATGCTCGCAAATTTGCCTCCATCGCAATCTTGGGACTCAAATTCCTTGATAAGCATTCGAAACATTTTCCCTTTATTTCGAACATACAATCCGCATATGTCCAGTGCCATTCAAAGCTTCCTATTGAAGGCTGTTATAAGGCAAGCAGATCCGACACGAGTTCATTGGAGTGATATCGGATATTTCCTTTCCTTACTTTGGAAAGATTGCTTGCGCCGAGGAAATAGTCTGTGGGATGCAACAGTTAGTTGGATCTGGAAAATTGGTGGCGTTGTTGATGTGTCCCCAAAGACCTCTAATGAAATTGATTTGAATATCAACAAGTATGGCTCGTCTAACCTGTTTGACCATCTCAGTGAACGTTTGGAAGCGTTTCTTAGCAACGGGACGTCAGAACTGTCAAGCGATGACCAAGAAGCTTGTTCTGTTGTACGACTGCTTGTCATCGGTTGCGATTCCCAGCTTAATTTTTCAGAGATTTCAACCAGTGAGAAACTCGTAAAAGACCTCTTTCACCAAATCGTTGGGGTGGTACAACACGCAAGCAATCACGTCTATGCTTCGGAGATCAGAACTGTCAGGGCAGCCATGATCTTGGCAGGAGTCTTAAACCACTTGAATTGCAAAGTTGAGCTCATAGAGCGAGAATCAAATGACATcgctgaagaaaagaaagagatcGATCGCTTCTTGGACATCATTGCATCGCTGTTGAGGTCTGCTGGAGCCGATATCTTCGAACTTTTGTTGAGGAAGCTTACCGCTGCTGCCTCCACAAACGGGGACAGTAGTTTTGTATTTCTTGAGCTGTCGTCTGAGCTGTGCGAGTTTGTAACATCTTCTGTCCACTTTGAAAGCCAAGGATTGGACGTGTATTATCGTTTCATCAAGAACCTcatgcaaaatagcaaggacgtCATTCAGAAGAAACAGTTGGACAGGGATCAACTTTCTTTGAACGATTGGCGTTCATTCGCGCAGTCCTTAAAGAGCCTAGCCTTGTCTTGCAGTTCCCTAACAGCCCACCCTGGTCCCCAGTCCACCCATCTGGGGAGAGATATGTTAAAAATAATAGTAGAGTTCGATTTGAGTTCCGAGTTTCCAACGCCGCAGATGATGTATCCAGATAGAGCGCATGGTGGCACTAAAGTAGAAACAAGAACGTCGGTCAAGAAAGGCTGGGGAAGACTGGTGTCTGAATTCCTTGAGGCTCAATGGTGCTGTATTAGGTTCTTCCTTGAAGAATTGCAACACTTCGAAGACCTTGATGGAAAGTTTGAGAAATTCTTGGAGGACCTCCCTGAAGCAGCGCTCGAGGCGCTTTCTCTGGGCTCAGGCCAGGCAGTGATACCTATCATGAAATGTATTCAACTTTTGATTCCCCGCATGCTTTGTAGTGGTGTCCCACTGTGCTTGCAGGCGTTGGAATCCGTATGGTGGACTTTTCAAGATCGGCAAAAAGGTgatcattttttcttttggcgAACTCTAAAGGAAGCTACTCAGATATTTTTCAATCCGTGTCTTCTGACACTTCCCAGGGAGCACCCCGTCAGTACATTGGTGCGCAATTACTGGGGAAAATTGATGGCCCTTGGGGAAGATCGCCCTGGAGTTTTGAATCATGTTATACAGCCGTGCTGTCATTTCTGGTCTGGTTTGTCAAGCGACAAAAATGCTGCAACCCTCGAACTAACTGAAAAAGATAGGAAGAAAAGCATGGAAAGTCATCTCGATTTGCTGACCGAAGCTTTCGTTTTTGGGCCCAGAGAGAAGAAGACTCTTCGCGTGACAAATTATTCGCTGCAGTATGTCTACCAACTGGCCAAACAGCGCGTGGTATGTGCCATTAACATGGATGAACTGCGCGATGACACGCGTGTGAGAGTCAACGCGGTGAATGCACTTGTAATGCTTAACCCAAAAGATGCGATTGACCGTGAGCTGTTGGAATCCATTGTCCGCGCGTTGATCGTAAAGAATGCAGAGCTGGTGGAAGAGAAACGAAAATCATCCATCAACTCGTACTGTCATCGAAGGAAACACCGAGTTTGGCAAGCCATTCTAGTGGCGCTGTCTCGTTTACTGGAGGCTGAAATATCAGAGTCATTTGCGCGGGAAGTTTTGGACGGAATGTTCGATGCGATTCTCTCCGACAATCAAGTTTCAGTGCGAAACTGTCTCCAGTGGGGAATAATACACATTCTTGGAAG GTTTCCAAGCCTCCAACCGTTGCTCTGGGAGCAGCTAAATTATGACGTTAACAGACGCGGTAGCAGCGTCTCCTCTTTTCTCGTGGTCGCGGCGCAAGTTGGTGAATTCTCGTTACCAGACTCCGCTACCCAAGCGGAATTCTTCCGGCGTGCTTTTCCCGTTGTTCTTCCCTGGGCACTGGCGTCACATGTCATG GTCCAGGTCTACGCTCAGGTGGTGCTACAGAAGATGTGGTTAACTTGTCAGCGGCAAAATTTGCATGAAGTAGTCTCGGATCACGCACTCATCAAGTCGTGCGTGAGCTTCCTGGAACAAAACAACGAAGGCCTTCGGCAAAAAACTCGCGTGTTAGCAGATTTCTTCTTCCTCGATCTACATCCTTACAAAGATTTCTCCGTGCAAACGTTGTTCGAAACTCTGCCTCGCTTGTCGGGCGTGACTGACGAAGAGTGGATTTCTCCCAACGTCTTTACACATGGTCCACTGGGCGTGCGCGTTTGGAAATCGTCCCCAGCTGAGAATGCCCCTCATAGGTTACCGCTGTTTAATCCTGATAATACACGGCTGGTTCATGTGTTCAGTGCGCCCCCTTTTAACTATGAGGAGAATATGGGTGAGCAAATTAAGCGGAGGCTTCTGGGAGGCACAGTTGGCAAGCACGGCGTGCAGCAAGCGATGGATAACGTCAGGGAACACACCTGTGAACCACAGAATGGCGACGTGCAGAAAAAGATCATACCTTGGAAAGTGATCCCGCCCGACGAAGAAATGATTTCTGAGTTGCAGCAACAGCGCATGGCCAACCTCCGGAAAAACGTCGCTGGGCAACTGATCGTGGTCGCCTCTCTGATCGACAAGGCACCGAACCTCGGCGGCTTGTGCCGAACCTGCGAGA
- the LOC136914745 gene encoding probable methyltransferase TARBP1 isoform X2 yields the protein MADLLQFVCENSDHSQISAVLKRFVQKRNSTIDLNFLESLKLVLTTLEKSQNLSEDFATEVVKDICWPILLESSSVKDATELSGNNRKRLHLCYDIAAFCFSIFPAALLGLFGDKSLQIFKNYLDEKSSTEENACAVSVALDLIGNLVKSDALNASEDSNLMIGEAGDRLFQQMLNLLPHATDVLCSKVTSLVLPRFLEFNTMERCEAIWVVLKQIAQNKEAGCHIRKFDQAYAILCGLADFFYGQDKFCLFDKPEFWEILQEGLVSNESLTRKRTMYLLKRALDVLDKWPCDLQVMSERGNNIFYWSCDHTESLRSTWQDYILFMETLDEKQAHIIKPVLTRISSVTDATKKTPNGVTMLDSSWVLTLYHKAAMHDNRFICRWALLELLSVDLDSSPLLSTCYWGFLFGPLMNLLSEYSIYARVDEEARGHPPAVGSTVVAFFTNFAERLPVNERQLFCAKLLSAVVRQEYSQVPLVFISRMLANLPPSQSWDSNSLISIRNIFPLFRTYNPHMSSAIQSFLLKAVIRQADPTRVHWSDIGYFLSLLWKDCLRRGNSLWDATVSWIWKIGGVVDVSPKTSNEIDLNINKYGSSNLFDHLSERLEAFLSNGTSELSSDDQEACSVVRLLVIGCDSQLNFSEISTSEKLVKDLFHQIVGVVQHASNHVYASEIRTVRAAMILAGVLNHLNCKVELIERESNDIAEEKKEIDRFLDIIASLLRSAGADIFELLLRKLTAAASTNGDSSFVFLELSSELCEFVTSSVHFESQGLDVYYRFIKNLMQNSKDVIQKKQLDRDQLSLNDWRSFAQSLKSLALSCSSLTAHPGPQSTHLGRDMLKIIVEFDLSSEFPTPQMMYPDRAHGGTKVETRTSVKKGWGRLVSEFLEAQWCCIRFFLEELQHFEDLDGKFEKFLEDLPEAALEALSLGSGQAVIPIMKCIQLLIPRMLCSGVPLCLQALESVWWTFQDRQKGDHFFFWRTLKEATQIFFNPCLLTLPREHPVSTLVRNYWGKLMALGEDRPGVLNHVIQPCCHFWSGLSSDKNAATLELTEKDRKKSMESHLDLLTEAFVFGPREKKTLRVTNYSLQYVYQLAKQRVVCAINMDELRDDTRVRVNAVNALVMLNPKDAIDRELLESIVRALIVKNAELVEEKRKSSINSYCHRRKHRVWQAILVALSRLLEAEISESFAREVLDGMFDAILSDNQVSVRNCLQWGIIHILGRFPSLQPLLWEQLNYDVNRRGSSVSSFLVVAAQVGEFSLPDSATQAEFFRRAFPVVLPWALASHVMVQVYAQVVLQKMWLTCQRQNLHEVVSDHALIKSCVSFLEQNNEGLRQKTRVLADFFFLDLHPYKDFSVQTLFETLPRLSGVTDEEWISPNVFTHGPLGVRVWKSSPAENAPHRLPLFNPDNTRLVHVFSAPPFNYEENMGEQIKRRLLGGTVGKHGVQQAMDNVREHTCEPQNGDVQKKIIPWKVIPPDEEMISELQQQRMANLRKNVAGQLIVVASLIDKAPNLGGLCRTCEIFGVQTLVLGNVHVIEDAQFKSLSVSAAKWMNIEDVRTSELTAYLESMRHEGYTLIGVEQTANSKILTNYEFPEKSLLLLGNEKEGIPVELIQKLDACVEIPQVGIIRSLNVHVSGALLVWEYTRQRVLKGAT from the exons ATGGCCGATCTACTACAGTTCGTTTGTGAAAATTCCGATCACTCTCAAATCTCAGCCGTTCTGAAGCGTTTTGTGCAGAAAAGGAATTCAACGATAGATCTAAACTTCTTGGAATCACTGAAGTTAGTTTTGACGACGCTTGAAAAATCGCAAAATCTAAGCGAAGATTTCGCCACTGAGGTTGTAAAAGACATTTGCTGGCCCATCTTGCTAGAATCTTCGTCGGTGAAAGATGCTACCGAGCTCTCTGGGAACAATCGAAAAAGGCTTCATCTTTGTTATGATATCGCAGCATTTTGCTTTTCGATTTTCCCGGCGGCTTTGCTTGGGCTGTTTGGTGACAAATCCCTTCAGATTTTCAAGAACTACCTAGATGAGAAAAGCTCTACAGAAGAAAATGCTTGCGCCGTATCGGTAGCTTTGGATCTTATTGGAAATCTTGTTAAATCAGACGCTCTGAATGCCTCTGAAGATTCTAACCTGATGATCGGTGAAGCAGGCGATCGGTTGTTCCAACAGATGTTGAATTTGTTACCACATGCAACTGACGTGTTGTGTTCTAAGGTAACCAGTCTTGTCTTGCCGCGTTTCTTGGAATTTAACACTATGGAAAGATGCGAG GCAATATGGGTTGTGTTGAAACAGATTgcacaaaacaaagaagctggTTGTCACATTAGAAAGTTTGATCAAGCCTATGCTATTCTCTGTGGCCTTGCAGATTTCTTTTATGGTCAAGACAAATTCTGTCTTTTTGACAAGCCTGAATTTTGGGAAATTCTTCAGGAGGGTCTTGTGTCAAATGAGTCTTtaacaagaaaaagaacaatGTACTTGTTGAAGAGAGCACTAGATGTCCTAGACAAGTGGCCTTGTGATTTGCAGGTGATGTCAGAGAGAGGAAATAACATTTTCTACTGGTCCTGTGACCATACGGAGTCTTTGAGAAGTACATGGCAGGACTATATACTCTTTATGGAGACTCTGGATGAAAAGCAG GCACATATCATAAAGCCAGTATTGACACGAATATCAAGTGTTACAGATGCCACCAAGAAAACCCCAAATG GTGTAACAATGTTGGATTCATCGTGGGTTCTAACCTTGTACCATAAAGCTGCTATGCACGATAACAGATTCATTTGCCGATGGGCCTTACTGGAACTTCTCAGTGTGGACCTGGACAGCTCGCCGCTCCTCAGCACCTGTTACTGGGGGTTCCTGTTTGGTCCCTTGATGAATCTTCTCAGTGAATATTCTATTTATGCCAGAGTAGATGAAGAGGCCAGGGGACACCCACCTGCCGTCGGGTCGACGGTTGTTGCGTTTTTCACAAATTTCGCGGAACGACTTCCGGTTAACGAGAGACAATTGTTTTGCGCCAAGCTTTTATCTGCAGTCGTACGACAGGAATACAGTCAAGTCCCTTTGGTGTTTATCTCACGCATGCTCGCAAATTTGCCTCCATCGCAATCTTGGGACTCAAATTCCTTGATAAGCATTCGAAACATTTTCCCTTTATTTCGAACATACAATCCGCATATGTCCAGTGCCATTCAAAGCTTCCTATTGAAGGCTGTTATAAGGCAAGCAGATCCGACACGAGTTCATTGGAGTGATATCGGATATTTCCTTTCCTTACTTTGGAAAGATTGCTTGCGCCGAGGAAATAGTCTGTGGGATGCAACAGTTAGTTGGATCTGGAAAATTGGTGGCGTTGTTGATGTGTCCCCAAAGACCTCTAATGAAATTGATTTGAATATCAACAAGTATGGCTCGTCTAACCTGTTTGACCATCTCAGTGAACGTTTGGAAGCGTTTCTTAGCAACGGGACGTCAGAACTGTCAAGCGATGACCAAGAAGCTTGTTCTGTTGTACGACTGCTTGTCATCGGTTGCGATTCCCAGCTTAATTTTTCAGAGATTTCAACCAGTGAGAAACTCGTAAAAGACCTCTTTCACCAAATCGTTGGGGTGGTACAACACGCAAGCAATCACGTCTATGCTTCGGAGATCAGAACTGTCAGGGCAGCCATGATCTTGGCAGGAGTCTTAAACCACTTGAATTGCAAAGTTGAGCTCATAGAGCGAGAATCAAATGACATcgctgaagaaaagaaagagatcGATCGCTTCTTGGACATCATTGCATCGCTGTTGAGGTCTGCTGGAGCCGATATCTTCGAACTTTTGTTGAGGAAGCTTACCGCTGCTGCCTCCACAAACGGGGACAGTAGTTTTGTATTTCTTGAGCTGTCGTCTGAGCTGTGCGAGTTTGTAACATCTTCTGTCCACTTTGAAAGCCAAGGATTGGACGTGTATTATCGTTTCATCAAGAACCTcatgcaaaatagcaaggacgtCATTCAGAAGAAACAGTTGGACAGGGATCAACTTTCTTTGAACGATTGGCGTTCATTCGCGCAGTCCTTAAAGAGCCTAGCCTTGTCTTGCAGTTCCCTAACAGCCCACCCTGGTCCCCAGTCCACCCATCTGGGGAGAGATATGTTAAAAATAATAGTAGAGTTCGATTTGAGTTCCGAGTTTCCAACGCCGCAGATGATGTATCCAGATAGAGCGCATGGTGGCACTAAAGTAGAAACAAGAACGTCGGTCAAGAAAGGCTGGGGAAGACTGGTGTCTGAATTCCTTGAGGCTCAATGGTGCTGTATTAGGTTCTTCCTTGAAGAATTGCAACACTTCGAAGACCTTGATGGAAAGTTTGAGAAATTCTTGGAGGACCTCCCTGAAGCAGCGCTCGAGGCGCTTTCTCTGGGCTCAGGCCAGGCAGTGATACCTATCATGAAATGTATTCAACTTTTGATTCCCCGCATGCTTTGTAGTGGTGTCCCACTGTGCTTGCAGGCGTTGGAATCCGTATGGTGGACTTTTCAAGATCGGCAAAAAGGTgatcattttttcttttggcgAACTCTAAAGGAAGCTACTCAGATATTTTTCAATCCGTGTCTTCTGACACTTCCCAGGGAGCACCCCGTCAGTACATTGGTGCGCAATTACTGGGGAAAATTGATGGCCCTTGGGGAAGATCGCCCTGGAGTTTTGAATCATGTTATACAGCCGTGCTGTCATTTCTGGTCTGGTTTGTCAAGCGACAAAAATGCTGCAACCCTCGAACTAACTGAAAAAGATAGGAAGAAAAGCATGGAAAGTCATCTCGATTTGCTGACCGAAGCTTTCGTTTTTGGGCCCAGAGAGAAGAAGACTCTTCGCGTGACAAATTATTCGCTGCAGTATGTCTACCAACTGGCCAAACAGCGCGTGGTATGTGCCATTAACATGGATGAACTGCGCGATGACACGCGTGTGAGAGTCAACGCGGTGAATGCACTTGTAATGCTTAACCCAAAAGATGCGATTGACCGTGAGCTGTTGGAATCCATTGTCCGCGCGTTGATCGTAAAGAATGCAGAGCTGGTGGAAGAGAAACGAAAATCATCCATCAACTCGTACTGTCATCGAAGGAAACACCGAGTTTGGCAAGCCATTCTAGTGGCGCTGTCTCGTTTACTGGAGGCTGAAATATCAGAGTCATTTGCGCGGGAAGTTTTGGACGGAATGTTCGATGCGATTCTCTCCGACAATCAAGTTTCAGTGCGAAACTGTCTCCAGTGGGGAATAATACACATTCTTGGAAG GTTTCCAAGCCTCCAACCGTTGCTCTGGGAGCAGCTAAATTATGACGTTAACAGACGCGGTAGCAGCGTCTCCTCTTTTCTCGTGGTCGCGGCGCAAGTTGGTGAATTCTCGTTACCAGACTCCGCTACCCAAGCGGAATTCTTCCGGCGTGCTTTTCCCGTTGTTCTTCCCTGGGCACTGGCGTCACATGTCATG GTCCAGGTCTACGCTCAGGTGGTGCTACAGAAGATGTGGTTAACTTGTCAGCGGCAAAATTTGCATGAAGTAGTCTCGGATCACGCACTCATCAAGTCGTGCGTGAGCTTCCTGGAACAAAACAACGAAGGCCTTCGGCAAAAAACTCGCGTGTTAGCAGATTTCTTCTTCCTCGATCTACATCCTTACAAAGATTTCTCCGTGCAAACGTTGTTCGAAACTCTGCCTCGCTTGTCGGGCGTGACTGACGAAGAGTGGATTTCTCCCAACGTCTTTACACATGGTCCACTGGGCGTGCGCGTTTGGAAATCGTCCCCAGCTGAGAATGCCCCTCATAGGTTACCGCTGTTTAATCCTGATAATACACGGCTGGTTCATGTGTTCAGTGCGCCCCCTTTTAACTATGAGGAGAATATGGGTGAGCAAATTAAGCGGAGGCTTCTGGGAGGCACAGTTGGCAAGCACGGCGTGCAGCAAGCGATGGATAACGTCAGGGAACACACCTGTGAACCACAGAATGGCGACGTGCAGAAAAAGATCATACCTTGGAAAGTGATCCCGCCCGACGAAGAAATGATTTCTGAGTTGCAGCAACAGCGCATGGCCAACCTCCGGAAAAACGTCGCTGGGCAACTGATCGTGGTCGCCTCTCTGATCGACAAGGCACCGAACCTCGGCGGCTTGTGCCGAACCTGCGAGA